The proteins below come from a single Edaphobacter acidisoli genomic window:
- a CDS encoding LacI family DNA-binding transcriptional regulator gives MATLAQHLGLSPASISRVLTGAPAATSIPKATQDRIFAAAKRLNYRPNVLARSLRRGWSMTIGVLVPEVSEGYTTLVLSGIEQGLVRDGYCYFLLSHHHHEEMIARAQTMFAERSVDGLIAVDTPLHHAPQLPAITVSCPVMHEGITNVVLNEKRAAELAIDHLAGLGHKRVAVIKGQAFSSGTESRWQAIRHAAERAHLVLEPKLVVQLEGDQVGHEPGYFATQRLLASNARFTALFAFNDIAAIGAVRALREAGLRVPQDVSVVGFDDVQSAAFQNPGLTTVRQPLRTMGILAAEAMVRRIKEQVPDPARQILVDPELIVRESTCPPPLRGSR, from the coding sequence TTGGCGACACTTGCCCAGCATCTTGGGTTATCTCCCGCGTCCATCTCGCGCGTGCTGACGGGCGCGCCTGCGGCGACTTCGATTCCTAAGGCTACGCAGGACCGGATATTTGCGGCGGCAAAGCGGCTGAACTATCGGCCAAACGTGCTGGCGCGGTCTCTGCGGCGGGGCTGGTCGATGACGATCGGCGTGCTGGTGCCGGAGGTGTCGGAGGGCTATACGACGCTGGTGCTCTCGGGTATTGAGCAGGGTCTTGTACGGGATGGGTACTGCTATTTTCTGCTCAGCCACCATCATCACGAGGAGATGATTGCACGCGCGCAGACGATGTTTGCGGAGCGCTCGGTGGATGGGCTTATCGCCGTGGACACACCGCTGCATCATGCGCCGCAGCTACCGGCAATTACTGTGTCGTGTCCGGTAATGCATGAAGGTATCACCAATGTCGTGCTTAATGAAAAGCGTGCTGCGGAGCTGGCCATCGATCATCTTGCGGGTTTGGGGCATAAGCGCGTCGCCGTCATCAAGGGACAGGCTTTCAGTTCAGGCACTGAGTCTCGCTGGCAGGCGATTCGCCATGCTGCTGAACGGGCACACCTGGTTTTAGAGCCGAAGTTGGTTGTGCAGCTGGAGGGCGATCAGGTTGGCCACGAGCCGGGATACTTTGCAACGCAGCGTCTGCTGGCCTCGAACGCGAGATTTACGGCGTTGTTTGCCTTCAACGATATTGCGGCAATCGGTGCTGTACGGGCATTGCGAGAGGCGGGCCTGCGTGTTCCACAGGACGTATCCGTGGTTGGGTTCGATGATGTACAGTCGGCAGCGTTTCAGAATCCTGGATTAACGACGGTGCGTCAGCCTTTGCGGACGATGGGCATACTTGCCGCCGAGGCGATGGTGCGCCGGATCAAGGAACAGGTTCCCGATCCGGCGAGGCAAATATTGGTGGACCCTGAGTTGATTGTGCGCGAGTCTACGTGCCCACCACCCCTAAGAGGGAGCAGATAG
- a CDS encoding TIM barrel protein: MSAAQETERVWAALDGFHIEVPSWGFANTGTRFGKFVQGGAATTIEEKFADAAEVNKLTGASPTVALHVLWDLPGGKADVPVIQALEKKHGVKSGSINPNLFQDLEYKFGSIANPSSEIRANALAHLLDSVEIGRALGSKDVSLWIADGSNYPGTQSIRKRIVWMEEVLGATHAALGEGQRMLIEYKPFEPAFYHTDIADWGMALELARRAGPKAKVLVDTGHHYQGTNIEQIVAWLLHVDQLGGFHFNDRKYADDDLTLGSIDPYQLFRIFHEILNSTKEDQAGIAFMIDQSHNLKGKMEAMVQSVVTAQEIYAKTALVDRARLAELQQACRLVEAEECFRTAFWQDVRPLVREWRKSRGLPVDPLKALTESGYVEKITGERESKNAKSVSSYA; this comes from the coding sequence ATGAGCGCAGCGCAAGAAACAGAACGGGTATGGGCGGCACTGGATGGGTTTCACATCGAGGTCCCGTCGTGGGGATTCGCCAATACAGGCACGCGGTTTGGGAAGTTCGTGCAGGGTGGCGCGGCGACCACGATTGAGGAGAAGTTTGCCGATGCTGCTGAGGTGAACAAGCTGACCGGCGCAAGCCCGACGGTGGCTCTGCATGTGCTGTGGGACCTGCCTGGGGGCAAGGCGGATGTGCCTGTTATTCAAGCGCTCGAAAAGAAGCATGGGGTGAAGTCCGGCTCGATCAATCCAAACCTGTTCCAGGATTTGGAATATAAATTCGGGTCGATTGCGAACCCTAGCTCGGAGATTCGTGCCAATGCGTTGGCACACCTGCTCGATTCGGTGGAGATTGGCCGGGCTCTGGGATCGAAGGATGTCTCGCTGTGGATTGCAGATGGGTCGAATTATCCTGGCACGCAGAGCATCCGCAAGCGGATTGTATGGATGGAAGAGGTGCTTGGAGCAACACATGCCGCGCTGGGCGAAGGACAGCGGATGTTGATTGAGTACAAGCCATTCGAGCCTGCGTTCTATCACACGGACATTGCGGACTGGGGAATGGCGTTGGAACTGGCTCGCCGTGCGGGTCCGAAGGCCAAAGTGCTGGTGGATACAGGTCACCACTATCAGGGCACGAACATCGAGCAGATTGTGGCTTGGCTGCTGCATGTGGATCAGTTGGGTGGGTTCCACTTCAATGACCGTAAGTATGCCGATGACGATCTGACGCTGGGATCGATTGATCCTTACCAGTTGTTCCGCATCTTCCACGAGATTCTAAACTCTACGAAAGAAGACCAGGCTGGGATTGCCTTCATGATCGACCAGAGCCATAACCTGAAGGGCAAGATGGAGGCGATGGTGCAGTCGGTAGTGACGGCTCAGGAGATCTATGCGAAGACTGCGCTGGTGGACCGTGCACGGCTGGCGGAACTGCAGCAGGCTTGTCGGTTGGTGGAAGCTGAGGAGTGCTTCCGCACGGCCTTCTGGCAGGACGTACGGCCGCTGGTGCGGGAGTGGCGTAAGTCACGTGGCTTGCCGGTCGACCCACTGAAGGCGCTGACCGAGAGCGGGTACGTCGAGAAGATTACGGGGGAGCGCGAGAGCAAAAACGCGAAGAGCGTATCGAGCTACGCCTAA
- a CDS encoding RNB domain-containing ribonuclease, with the protein MSTHPFDLAAAATAEMIREGFHPGFPNGTEEQVQEIRADGHVAVPGGSLRDLRDQVWSSIDNDTSRDLDQIEVAERVKDGIRVRVGIADVSSSVLKGTPIDKHAADQTQTIYTAVKNFPMLPNELSTDLTSLNENEDRAADVVEYLVDAQGVVGESSIYTAVVRNKAQLAYSKVGPWLEDTGGPDPKVAASPDLQAQLKLQNEAALALRAERVRQGALEFNRTEADPVVIDGAVREIRTATHNRATDLIEEFMIAANGVAARKLKDAKRSCLRRVVRTPQRWDRIVELVARHGTKLPATPDSGALNAFLQAQRTSDAVHYPDLALAIIKLMGPGEYVLTPGDDPNPLGHFGLAAEDYTHSTAPNRRFPDLVTQRIVKAMLANQPPPYSDNELAAIAQQCNMQERAARKVERTMQKRVAAVALADRIGQVFHGVVTGAGDKGTYVRVFHPPVEGKVVHGEQGLDVGDTVDVKLVHTDPVHAFIDFARA; encoded by the coding sequence ATGTCCACGCATCCATTTGATCTTGCTGCTGCTGCAACTGCGGAGATGATCCGCGAGGGGTTTCATCCAGGCTTTCCAAACGGGACCGAAGAACAGGTTCAGGAGATTCGTGCCGATGGCCACGTGGCCGTTCCGGGTGGAAGTCTGCGCGATCTGCGCGATCAGGTGTGGTCTTCAATTGACAACGATACGTCACGAGACCTCGACCAGATTGAGGTCGCTGAGCGTGTGAAGGATGGCATCCGTGTGCGCGTGGGGATTGCGGATGTATCGTCCTCGGTGTTGAAGGGAACGCCTATCGACAAACATGCTGCCGACCAGACCCAGACGATTTACACGGCGGTGAAGAACTTTCCTATGCTGCCGAATGAGCTTTCGACGGATCTGACATCGTTGAATGAGAATGAAGATCGCGCGGCGGACGTGGTGGAATATCTGGTGGACGCGCAGGGTGTTGTGGGTGAGTCGAGCATCTACACGGCTGTGGTGCGGAACAAGGCCCAGCTTGCCTACAGCAAGGTTGGCCCGTGGCTCGAAGATACGGGTGGGCCAGACCCGAAGGTGGCGGCTTCGCCTGATTTGCAGGCGCAATTGAAGCTCCAGAACGAAGCGGCGCTCGCCTTGCGCGCAGAGCGTGTGCGTCAGGGCGCGCTTGAGTTCAATCGCACGGAGGCCGATCCTGTCGTCATCGATGGCGCGGTTCGCGAGATTCGCACGGCGACCCACAATCGCGCGACAGACCTGATTGAAGAGTTCATGATCGCGGCCAACGGTGTGGCGGCGCGGAAACTCAAGGATGCGAAGCGGTCGTGTCTTCGACGCGTGGTGAGAACGCCGCAGCGGTGGGACCGCATCGTCGAACTCGTAGCACGTCATGGAACGAAGCTGCCTGCGACGCCAGACTCAGGTGCACTGAACGCTTTTCTTCAGGCGCAGCGGACGAGCGATGCGGTGCATTACCCAGACCTTGCATTGGCCATTATCAAGCTGATGGGGCCGGGCGAGTACGTGCTGACGCCTGGCGATGACCCGAATCCGCTGGGGCACTTCGGCTTGGCTGCGGAGGACTACACGCACTCGACTGCGCCGAACCGGAGGTTTCCCGACCTGGTTACTCAGCGGATTGTGAAGGCGATGCTGGCGAATCAGCCTCCCCCTTACTCGGACAACGAGCTTGCAGCGATTGCGCAGCAGTGCAACATGCAGGAACGCGCGGCGCGGAAGGTGGAGCGCACGATGCAGAAGCGGGTCGCGGCGGTTGCGCTGGCCGATCGCATTGGGCAAGTCTTCCATGGCGTTGTGACGGGCGCGGGCGACAAGGGGACATATGTGCGAGTCTTTCATCCTCCGGTCGAGGGGAAGGTTGTGCATGGGGAGCAGGGGCTGGATGTGGGCGATACGGTGGATGTGAAGCTGGTCCACACCGATCCGGTTCATGCGTTTATCGATTTCGCTCGGGCGTAG
- a CDS encoding bifunctional rhamnulose-1-phosphate aldolase/short-chain dehydrogenase has translation MAGKGGLRFLEDKWDDAVAAKFDGPELLRYRSNLLGSDLRITNFGGGNTSSKLEQVDPVDGKTKQVLWVKGSGGDLGSIKRAGFATLYMDKLLALEDVYKGVDFEDEMVDMYPLCTFGNNPVAASIDTSLHGFLPFPHVDHLHPDWGIALAASANGKIKMDEFNKEFGHKLAWLPWQRPGFELGMMLKKIVAETPGCDGVVLGGHGLFTWGNTQRECYLNTITIIDQLGQFIERHAGAAGYKPFGGGQVKAREDRGEIAAGIMPYLRGAVSRKQRWIGSYTDAPKVLEFVDSAHAEKLAHLGTSCPDHFIRTKIRPMFIKWNPANDPAELKPLIETALETYRAEYAEYYGKHAVKDSPALRDASPTVVLVPGVGMFSFGKNKTESRITGEFYINAIGVMQGAGALGAGVECKEIPQAGPAASADQFTVYSNYVALPPSEAFRIEYWKLEEAKIRRQPPEKELSRRVALVVGGGSGIGREVALLAAERGAHIVVADRDVKGAESVAAEVAAIVGKEAVTWTSIDIRDRKAIGAAIAATVKQFGGIDILINTAALFPSSPDGIISDAQWALTLEVNVTANYLLTDEVAKIFAEQGIDASVVLTSSANAVVAKRGSEAYDVSKAALSHLVRELAVSLAPKVRVNGISPATVVKGSTMFPRDRVIASLKKYKLPFDEKDTDDGLRNVLAQFYATRTLTHQPIDPKDCAQAIMFLAGPLTRCTTGHLIPVDGGLTEAYLR, from the coding sequence ATGGCGGGCAAAGGCGGTTTGCGGTTTCTTGAGGACAAGTGGGACGACGCGGTAGCGGCAAAGTTTGATGGCCCGGAGTTGCTGCGCTATCGTTCGAACCTGCTTGGTTCCGATCTGCGGATTACGAACTTCGGCGGCGGCAATACCAGTTCGAAGCTCGAGCAGGTTGATCCGGTGGATGGGAAGACAAAGCAGGTGCTGTGGGTGAAGGGCAGCGGAGGCGACCTGGGGAGCATTAAGCGCGCAGGATTTGCAACGTTATATATGGACAAGCTGCTGGCGCTCGAAGATGTTTATAAGGGCGTCGATTTTGAAGACGAGATGGTGGACATGTATCCGCTGTGTACGTTTGGGAACAATCCTGTCGCGGCCTCCATTGACACTTCGCTGCACGGGTTCTTGCCGTTTCCTCATGTGGACCATCTGCATCCGGACTGGGGCATTGCGCTGGCGGCCTCGGCGAACGGCAAGATCAAGATGGACGAGTTCAACAAGGAGTTCGGCCACAAGCTGGCGTGGCTGCCGTGGCAGCGTCCGGGGTTTGAACTGGGCATGATGCTCAAGAAGATTGTTGCCGAGACGCCGGGTTGCGATGGCGTTGTGTTGGGCGGACATGGCTTGTTCACGTGGGGTAACACGCAGCGCGAATGCTACCTGAATACGATCACGATCATTGACCAGTTGGGCCAGTTTATCGAGCGCCATGCAGGGGCCGCGGGGTACAAGCCGTTTGGCGGCGGGCAGGTGAAGGCGCGTGAAGACCGCGGGGAGATTGCGGCAGGCATCATGCCGTATCTGCGTGGAGCGGTGTCGCGCAAGCAGAGATGGATTGGCAGCTACACGGATGCGCCGAAGGTGCTTGAGTTCGTGGATTCGGCGCATGCAGAGAAGCTGGCGCATCTTGGGACGAGTTGTCCGGACCATTTCATCCGCACGAAGATTCGCCCAATGTTCATCAAGTGGAACCCTGCGAATGATCCGGCGGAGTTGAAGCCGTTGATCGAAACTGCTCTGGAGACTTATCGCGCCGAGTATGCCGAGTATTACGGCAAGCATGCGGTGAAGGATTCGCCTGCGCTGCGCGATGCCAGCCCGACGGTGGTGCTGGTGCCAGGCGTGGGGATGTTCAGCTTCGGCAAGAACAAGACAGAGTCGCGGATTACCGGCGAGTTCTACATCAACGCGATTGGCGTGATGCAGGGCGCGGGTGCGCTGGGTGCGGGCGTGGAGTGCAAGGAGATTCCGCAGGCCGGACCTGCTGCGAGTGCGGATCAGTTTACCGTCTACTCGAACTATGTTGCGTTGCCGCCGAGCGAGGCGTTTCGGATTGAGTACTGGAAGCTGGAAGAGGCGAAGATTCGCCGCCAGCCGCCTGAGAAGGAACTGAGCCGGAGGGTTGCGCTGGTTGTGGGTGGAGGCAGCGGCATTGGGCGCGAAGTTGCACTACTGGCTGCAGAGCGCGGCGCGCATATCGTTGTTGCTGACCGTGATGTGAAGGGCGCTGAGTCTGTCGCGGCTGAGGTTGCGGCGATTGTGGGCAAGGAAGCCGTGACCTGGACCAGTATTGACATTCGCGACCGTAAGGCTATTGGTGCTGCAATTGCCGCGACGGTGAAGCAGTTCGGCGGAATCGACATTTTAATCAATACTGCGGCGCTGTTTCCATCTTCTCCTGATGGCATTATCTCGGACGCACAATGGGCGCTGACGCTTGAGGTCAATGTCACGGCGAACTATCTGCTGACCGATGAGGTAGCGAAGATATTTGCTGAGCAGGGAATTGATGCGAGTGTAGTCCTGACCAGTTCTGCGAACGCGGTTGTTGCCAAGCGGGGCAGCGAGGCCTATGACGTGAGCAAGGCAGCGCTGAGCCATCTGGTGCGCGAGCTGGCTGTGTCGCTTGCGCCGAAGGTGCGGGTGAATGGCATCTCGCCGGCGACAGTGGTGAAGGGCTCGACGATGTTTCCACGTGATCGTGTGATTGCGTCGCTCAAGAAGTACAAGCTGCCGTTTGATGAAAAGGACACGGATGACGGCCTTCGCAATGTGCTCGCGCAGTTCTATGCGACGCGCACGCTGACACACCAGCCTATCGATCCGAAGGACTGCGCTCAGGCGATCATGTTCCTTGCAGGACCTCTGACGCGCTGCACGACCGGGCATCTGATTCCTGTGGATGGCGGACTGACCGAGGCGTATCTGCGATGA
- a CDS encoding substrate-binding domain-containing protein, with protein sequence MATRKTTKRLYLIPVLSKALDILELLQAENQPMTLEAIHRQTRISKTTVYRVLKTFVHRGYLAQSPDGLYRQVTRPKKMRFGFAGQSADMPFSVEVSESLKNSAASVGVDLLILDNKYDAATALKNAEEFVRSKVDLVIEFQVEQEVAPMIADKIAEAKIPMIAIDIPHPHATYFGVDNYRVGVEAGETLAKFSNENWGGKVDWVLGLDLAEAGQLVQSRMTGAFEGVRSGIPDLPVELFVRMDGRGMRDRSKKLVSDFLQRHPKDKHILIAAATDWSALGALDAVYEQKREKHVVIVGQDCIAEAIAEMRRDRSPLIASVSHETNSYGPNLIHLGLSLLRGQTVPPYNYVEHKLVTRESLL encoded by the coding sequence ATGGCAACACGTAAGACGACAAAGAGACTGTATCTGATTCCGGTGCTCTCGAAGGCGCTGGATATTCTTGAGCTTTTACAGGCCGAAAACCAGCCGATGACGCTGGAGGCGATCCATCGGCAGACGCGCATCTCGAAGACGACGGTGTACCGGGTACTGAAGACGTTCGTGCACAGGGGCTATCTGGCGCAGTCGCCCGATGGGCTTTACCGGCAGGTGACGCGGCCGAAGAAGATGCGCTTCGGCTTTGCGGGGCAGAGCGCCGATATGCCGTTTTCCGTGGAGGTTTCGGAGAGCCTGAAGAACTCGGCTGCGTCGGTGGGTGTTGATCTGCTGATTCTGGACAACAAGTACGATGCGGCAACGGCGCTTAAGAATGCTGAGGAGTTTGTTCGCAGCAAGGTGGACCTTGTGATCGAGTTTCAGGTGGAGCAGGAAGTGGCTCCGATGATTGCAGACAAGATCGCCGAAGCGAAGATTCCGATGATTGCCATCGATATTCCGCATCCTCATGCGACTTACTTTGGTGTGGACAACTATCGCGTGGGCGTTGAGGCTGGCGAGACGTTGGCGAAGTTTTCCAACGAGAACTGGGGCGGCAAGGTGGATTGGGTGCTGGGCCTGGATCTTGCTGAGGCCGGCCAGCTTGTGCAGAGCCGCATGACCGGAGCGTTTGAAGGTGTTCGCAGCGGTATTCCCGACCTGCCGGTGGAGTTGTTTGTCAGGATGGATGGGCGTGGGATGCGTGACCGCAGCAAGAAGCTGGTGTCGGACTTTTTGCAGCGGCACCCAAAGGACAAGCACATCCTGATTGCTGCGGCGACGGACTGGAGCGCGCTGGGAGCGCTGGATGCTGTCTACGAGCAGAAGCGTGAGAAGCATGTGGTGATCGTGGGCCAGGACTGCATTGCGGAGGCGATTGCCGAGATGCGGCGGGATCGTTCGCCGCTGATCGCGTCGGTCTCGCACGAGACGAACTCGTACGGGCCGAACCTGATTCATCTTGGGCTGTCGTTGTTGCGCGGACAGACGGTGCCTCCTTACAACTATGTAGAGCACAAGCTGGTGACGCGGGAATCGCTGTTGTAG
- a CDS encoding PEP-CTERM sorting domain-containing protein yields the protein MRIKVIGSMVSALLCGSFAFATPIAYTFTNASNFTLNGTSYTGPYLGIPPSAPQLTFTLNADTDNVFSSGSFNGSTPGTGYILNKIGTTTVSYGGTTLATLTDPTAFVISTFFGGTVSLVDEVNGDMLISDPLGIGYNGITNFPGTNLLTGGYPFSPIDTSAGQLVITSSAYQGQFKAAVAPAVPEPSTIVLLGSGALGFAGLLRRWFIASQP from the coding sequence ATGAGAATCAAAGTTATTGGTTCGATGGTTTCTGCGCTGCTCTGCGGCTCCTTCGCGTTCGCCACCCCTATTGCCTACACGTTCACCAATGCCTCGAATTTCACACTGAACGGGACCAGCTACACCGGACCGTATCTCGGTATCCCTCCCTCTGCTCCACAACTGACATTTACGTTGAACGCAGATACAGACAATGTGTTTTCGTCTGGAAGCTTCAATGGCAGTACACCAGGAACCGGATACATCCTGAATAAGATTGGGACGACTACTGTCAGCTACGGCGGCACTACGCTGGCGACACTTACCGATCCGACTGCCTTTGTGATCAGTACGTTTTTCGGCGGTACGGTCTCTTTGGTCGATGAGGTGAACGGAGACATGCTTATCTCCGATCCGCTTGGAATTGGGTATAACGGAATAACCAACTTTCCGGGTACAAACCTTCTGACGGGCGGCTATCCATTCAGCCCGATTGACACCAGCGCAGGCCAACTCGTGATTACTTCCTCAGCCTATCAAGGTCAATTTAAGGCTGCGGTTGCTCCTGCCGTACCTGAGCCGTCGACGATAGTTCTTCTCGGTAGTGGGGCTTTGGGTTTTGCCGGTCTGTTGCGGCGCTGGTTCATTGCGAGTCAGCCCTAA
- a CDS encoding rhamnulokinase, with protein sequence MKRAPNKALKPKDKRALIAVDLGAESCRVSLLRWMSGKPEITLVHRFGNTPREVDGGLRWDFAMITAGLDEGLRKCAAIADEGVRSIAVDGWAVDYVRVDADGTPLADPFCYRDERTIKAERSLHRKISPDRMRELTGIQLLRINTLYQLYADAQDGLPEGRQWLNLPEYVLSRWGGAPVAEHTTATHTQMVELYSRQWSREIFQEAQLDLACAPKIVPPGTEVGRLRGPLAELPAFRDTVLIAPACHDTASAIAGIPATGNDWAYISSGTWSLVGTLLEQPRNGAAAAEENFTNLGAVGGGICFHKNVNGMWLIRQCIDQWAAQGRAWTAPELVAAAEKIDKPHGLLDVDDPDLLLAGRMPQRINAQRVRKGFDPLDESPSAAPVFASLIFHSLAARYAKVLDRVAFHSGKKLKRLFVVGGASQNDFLNRLTAEATGLELFRGSPESSTVGNFAVQMAVLEGTRDPVTGAYAEQVSRWAGQFVAALEHAAPVA encoded by the coding sequence ATGAAACGTGCGCCGAATAAGGCGTTGAAACCGAAGGACAAGCGGGCGCTGATTGCGGTAGACCTTGGCGCGGAAAGCTGCCGTGTTTCTCTGCTGCGTTGGATGTCGGGCAAACCGGAGATAACTCTGGTACATCGCTTCGGGAACACTCCGCGTGAGGTTGACGGCGGACTGCGCTGGGATTTTGCCATGATTACGGCAGGGCTCGATGAGGGCCTGCGCAAGTGTGCTGCGATTGCAGATGAAGGAGTGCGGTCGATCGCGGTCGATGGGTGGGCCGTCGATTATGTGCGTGTTGACGCGGACGGCACGCCATTGGCGGACCCGTTCTGCTATCGCGATGAGCGCACGATTAAGGCAGAACGATCGCTGCATCGGAAGATCAGCCCGGACAGAATGCGCGAGCTGACAGGCATCCAGTTGCTGCGGATTAATACGCTGTATCAGCTTTATGCCGATGCGCAGGATGGATTACCTGAAGGACGGCAATGGCTGAATCTGCCTGAGTATGTGCTGTCACGCTGGGGCGGTGCCCCAGTGGCTGAACACACCACTGCGACTCACACGCAGATGGTGGAGCTTTACAGCCGGCAGTGGTCACGCGAGATATTTCAAGAGGCGCAACTGGATTTGGCATGTGCTCCAAAGATTGTTCCTCCTGGCACTGAGGTGGGTCGTCTGCGCGGACCGCTTGCGGAGTTGCCAGCCTTTCGCGACACGGTTTTGATTGCCCCAGCTTGTCACGATACTGCGTCGGCGATTGCGGGCATTCCTGCGACGGGAAACGACTGGGCTTATATCAGCTCGGGTACGTGGTCGCTGGTTGGAACGCTATTGGAGCAGCCCCGCAATGGCGCGGCTGCGGCGGAGGAGAACTTTACCAATCTTGGAGCGGTTGGCGGCGGAATCTGCTTCCACAAGAACGTCAATGGTATGTGGCTTATTCGCCAGTGCATCGATCAGTGGGCTGCACAGGGCCGTGCATGGACTGCTCCTGAGTTGGTTGCCGCAGCGGAGAAGATCGATAAGCCGCACGGTTTGCTTGATGTGGATGATCCTGATCTGTTGCTGGCGGGACGAATGCCGCAACGGATCAATGCGCAGCGTGTGCGCAAGGGCTTTGATCCGCTTGATGAGTCGCCGAGCGCGGCGCCAGTGTTTGCAAGCCTGATCTTTCATAGTCTGGCTGCTCGCTATGCGAAGGTTTTGGATCGGGTTGCGTTTCACAGTGGTAAGAAACTCAAACGCTTGTTCGTCGTCGGTGGCGCAAGTCAGAATGATTTTCTTAACCGGCTGACTGCGGAGGCGACTGGTCTCGAATTGTTTCGGGGTTCGCCGGAGAGTTCGACGGTTGGTAACTTTGCGGTACAGATGGCTGTGCTTGAGGGCACACGTGATCCCGTTACGGGTGCGTATGCTGAGCAGGTTTCTCGTTGGGCAGGACAGTTTGTTGCAGCGCTGGAGCATGCCGCGCCAGTTGCGTGA